A single window of Anopheles moucheti chromosome 2, idAnoMoucSN_F20_07, whole genome shotgun sequence DNA harbors:
- the LOC128305608 gene encoding protein Skeletor, isoforms B/C isoform X2 produces MLPTSSSNDRPRSRVIVFFAGILLICFLTKQTSALQGYYGTKIADLTELHHGVSGSVYAVDARTLFLKNFNYDGEGPAAYFYVGNTRAPSNKGAHRLRDERGRAGVLRRYRNEDITLSLPEGKTLRDIRWFAVWCDDFSVNFGDVQIRNDLDFPRPTKIAGLSGVHDVTSDNIVIVDAQTLLVPNFSYDGEAPDAKFWVGRGPAPTSQGIRIPDENGKETPLRRYDKKTIVLTLPGDLTVFDIGHFGVWCEAFTVDFGHVRIPDQINVPPSLKMLGISPQRSRFA; encoded by the exons ATGTTGCcaacaagcagcagcaacgaccGGCCACGATCGAGAGTGATCGTGTTCTTCGCTGGAATACTTTTGATCT GTTTCCTGACAAAACAGACAAGCGCACTGCAGGGATACTATGGCACAAAGATCGCTGATCTTACCGAGCTGCACCACGGTGTCTCCGGATCGGTGTATGCCGTCGACGCCAGAACGCTTTTTCTGAAGAATTTCAACTACGACGGCGAAGGTCCAG CTGCCTACTTCTACGTTGGCAATACGCGAGCCCCCAGCAATAAGGGTGCCCATCGTTTGCGGGACGAACGGGGCCGGGCCGGTGTGCTGCGGCGGTACCGTAACGAGGACATTACGCTATCACTGCCAGAGGGCAAGACGCTGCGCGACATTCGCTGGTTCGCCGTGTGGTGCGATGACTTTTCGGTCAACTTTGGCGATGTGCAGATACGGAACGATCTCGACTTTCCGCGCCCGACCAAGATTGCCGGCCTGAGCGGTGTGCATGATGTTACCTCGGACAACATCGTGATCGTCGATGCACAGACGCTGCTCGTACCCAACTTTAGCTACGACGGCGAGGCACCGG ATGCCAAGTTTTGGGTAGGACGTGGACCGGCACCTACCTCGCAGGGCATTCGCATCCCGGACGAGAATGGCAAGGAAACGCCATTGCGCCGTTACGACAAGAAAACGATCGTGCTGACGCTTCCCGGTGATCTGACCGTGTTCGATATCGGCCATTTCGGTGTGTGGTGTGAGGCGTTCACTGTCGATTTCGGGCACGTGCGCATCCCGGACCAGATCAATGTGCCACCGTCGCTGAAGATGCTTGGCATCAGCCCGCAG CGATCGCGCTTCGCGTAA
- the LOC128305628 gene encoding ankyrin-2, whose product MPIKVLSSDDWFEVVLVKQTTSSITFQWTFRNPLDVPHDLYKVEKCYSVKRDRWETVYWGAATTLTVRCLEQNLCYSFRASILHQPYDGADFQYAYQSPIFKASTLPNIPSTMGLYRAVKKCQPGLVKRLLFARPELVNVPVHGETFLYLAVRSNSLELVNALLDAGANIDLGVPETSVTPLHLAVYRRNLTLVRHLIERGANVHAQNCVGMTVGHYAIDADDLTLLKYVLTQGISQETRDRCQWTLIFRALYMRSSVDIVRHLLERKCRLKVKDRLRLTPLYYAQVSGQEEILRLLRRRLKI is encoded by the coding sequence atgccGATAAAAGTGCTTTCCTCGGACGATTGGTTTGAAGTTGTGCTCGTTAAACAAACCACATCCTCCATCACGTTCCAGTGGACGTTCCGGAACCCGCTCGATGTGCCGCACGATCTATACAAGGTGGAAAAGTGCTACAGTGTCAAGCGCGATCGCTGGGAAACGGTGTACTGGGGCGCAGCAACAACGCTAACGGTGCGATGTCTCGAACAGAACCTCTGCTACTCGTTCCGTGCGAGCATCCTGCACCAACCGTACGACGGTGCGGATTTCCAGTACGCCTATCAGTCGCCCATCTTCAAGGCAAGCACCCTTCCCAACATTCCCTCGACGATGGGCCTGTATCGGGCAGTTAAAAAGTGTCAACCGGGTCTGGTGAAGCGACTGCTGTTCGCTCGCCCCGAGCTGGTCAATGTGCCCGTGCATGGAGAGACGTTCCTCTACCTGGCCGTCCGTAGCAACAGCCTCGAGCTGGTAAACGCACTGCTCGATGCCGGTGCCAACATTGATCTGGGTGTACCGGAAACAAGCGTTACGCCACTACATCTCGCTGTGTACCGGCGCAACCTAACGCTGGTACGCCATCTCATCGAGCGCGGTGCCAATGTGCACGCGCAGAACTGTGTCGGCATGACCGTTGGCCACTATGCGATTGATGCCGACGATCTGACACTGCTGAAGTACGTGCTGACGCAGGGCATCAGTCAGGAGACGCGTGATCGCTGCCAGTGGACATTGATCTTTCGGGCACTTTACATGCGCTCGTCGGTCGATATCGTACGGCATCTGCTGGAACGGAAGTGTCGGTTAAAGGTGAAGGACCGGCTGCGACTGACACCGCTCTACTACGCTCAGGTGTCCGGGCAAGAAGAAATCTTGCGGCTACTGAGGAGAAGACTGAAGATTTAA
- the LOC128305634 gene encoding phytanoyl-CoA dioxygenase domain-containing protein 1, which produces MRNLLIDQIREDGFAVIDDFLTADEIQDLLKNGQNLHKDAPKEERKVFSANADGKSAQSREQYFLDSADKVRYFFEEGAVGENGELLVDPSIALNKVGHALHTEHPAFEDITFSNRVKEVCWQLGFRRPAVAQSMYIFKNPGIGGEVKSHQDATYLYTEPSTTIGFWIPLEDATLQNGCLHFIKGSHKSGVHRRWIRNPDKSADELLVYDRPAPLYPQSNFVAVPVKAGSCVLIHSQVVHRSEANKSERSRHAYTFHVIETEDCEYSKENWLQPTEERAFPVLYERK; this is translated from the exons ATGAGGAACCTTCTGATCGATCAG ATCCGCGAAGATGGGTTCGCCGTGATCGATGACTTTCTGACAGCGGACGAGATACAAGATCTGTTAAAGAACGGCCAGAACCTCCACAAGGATGCACCGAAGGAAGAGCGGAAAGTGTTCAGCGCGAACGCGGACGGCAAATCGGCCCAAAGCCGGGAGCAATATTTCCTCGACAGTGCGGACAAGGTGCGATATTTCTTCGAGGAAGGTGCCGTTGGTGAAAACGGTGAGCTACTGGTCGATCCATCGATTGCGCTGAACAAGGTGGGACATGCCCTGCACACGGAACATCCAGCGTTCGAGGACATCACGTTTTCGAACCGCGTGAAGGAGGTATGCTGGCAGCTTGGATTCCGACGACCGGCCGTAGCGCAGAGCATGTACATCTTCAAAAATCCGGGCATTGGCGGTGAGGTAAAGTCACATCAGGATGCCACCTACCTCTACACCGAACCGAGCACAACGATCGGCTTCTGGATACCGCTCGAGGATGCGACACTCCAGAACGGGTGTCTGCACTTTATCAAAGGTTCCCACAAAAGCGGTGTCCACCGACG ATGGATCCGCAATCCGGACAAGAGTGCCGACGAACTGCTCGTCTACGATCGGCCGGCACCGCTCTACCCGCAGTCCAACTTTGTCGCCGTACCGGTAAAGGCCGGTTCATGCGTCCTCATCCACAGCCAGGTCGTGCACCGGAGCGAGGCAAACAAATCCGAACGTAGCCGGCACGCGTACACCTTCCACGTGATCGAAACCGAAGACTGTGAATATTCCAAAGAAAACTGGCTCCAACCGACGGAGGAACGCGCATTTCCGGTGCTGTACGAACGTAAATAG
- the LOC128305655 gene encoding omega-amidase NIT2-like produces the protein MTIKIALVQLRVVGSKEKNLKNAIDLIRIAKKEKEANVVVLPECFNAPYTADSLQDVAEEIPSGETCRALSNAARDFGVHVVGGSIVESFSGRLYNTCTVWGPEGDLVATYRKVHLCDSSLSGKTTVAETKLFTPGDKYATFTVGETRIGLGICWDMRFAEFATAYRSMGCDLLIYPAVCDVPTGEQHWELLAKARALDNQTFVAFCSPARDTHAKLIPYGHSLVVDPWGRVIQRATEFQEIVIADLVLKELSVVRQRIPVFDQKRTDLYELKVGCSV, from the exons ATGACGATCAAGATCGCTCTCGTACAGCTGCGGGTGGTTGGTTCGAAGGAGAAGAACCTTAAGAATGCAATCGATCTTATACGCATCgcaaagaaggaaaaggagGCGAATGTCGTCGTGCTACCGGAGTGTTTCAACGCACCGTACACCGCCGATTCGTTGCAGGACGTGGCCGAGGAGATTCCGAGTGGTGAAACATGTCGAGCACTGTCGAATGCTGCCCGCGATTTCGGTGTACACGTTGTCGGTGGTTCTATCGTCGAATCGTTTAGCGGACGGCTCTACAACACCTGTACCGTCTGGGGTCCGGAAGGTGATCTGGTGGCAACATATCGGAAG GTGCATCTGTGCGATTCGAGCCTCAGCGGCAAGACGACAGTAGCAGAAACGAAACTGTTCACACCCGGTGACAAATACGCCACGTTTACCGTTGGAGAAACACGCATCGGGCTGGGCATTTGTTGGGATATGCGGTTCGCCGAGTTTGCCACTGCTTATCGTTCGATGGGCTGCGATTTGCTGATCTACCCAGCGGTCTGCGATGTACCGACCGGGGAGCAACACTGGGAGCTGCTGGCCAAAGCACGTGCGCTGGACAATCAAACGTTTGTGGCATTCTGTTCACCTGCGCGGGATACACACGCCAAGCTTATACCGTACGGCCATTCGCTTGTGGTCGATCCTTGGGGTCGCGTTATCCAGCGAGCTACCGAGTTTCAGGAGATTGTGATTGCGGATCTGGTACTGAAGGAGCTGTCCGTCGTACGCCAACGGATCCCGGTGTTCGACCAGAAGCGTACCGATCTATACGAGCTGAAGGTTGGCTGCTCTGTCTGA
- the LOC128305643 gene encoding omega-amidase NIT2-like: MSTMARAGFRIALLQLKVGASKAQNIENALSKIRFAVAEKGARVVALPECFNSPYGTQHFPAYAEEIPTGETSRSLAAIAKELGIYLIGGTIPEKCTSDNKLYNTCTVWSPEGALMATYRKIHLFDINIPGGITFRESDVLTGGRDLATVSIEGAKIGIGICYDIRFDELARLYRNQGCDMLIYPGAFNMKTGPLHWELLARGRANDTQSYVATISPARDASAGYVAWGHSMVVDPWAKIITEANEDEATVIADVNLQTVDEVRAQIPIFSQRRTDLYKTEALEK; the protein is encoded by the exons ATGAGCACGATGGCTCGCG CCGGGTTTCGCATTGCCTTGCTACAGTTGAAGGTTGGTGCAAGCAAGGCACAAAATATCGAAAACGCTCTATCGAAAATACGCTTTGCCGTAGCGGAGAAAGGTGCCCGCGTGGTTGCCCTGCCCGAATGTTTCAATTCACCATACGGAACGCAACACTTTCCCGCGTACGCGGAAGAAATTCCTACCGGTGAAACAAGCCGCAGCCTGGCAGCGATCGCGAAAGAACTCGGCATCTATCTGATCGGTGGCACAATTCCGGAGAAATGTACCTCGGATAACAAGCTGTACAACACCTGCACCGTATGGTCGCCAGAAGGTGCTCTAATGGCAACGTACCGTAAAATTCATCTTTTCGACATTAACATACCGGGCGGGATTACTTTCCGCGAATCGGACGTCCTGACAGGTGGCAGAGACCTAGCGACGGTGTCTATCGAGGGTGCAAAAATTGGCATCGGTATTTGCTACGATATTCGATTTGACGAGCTGGCCCGGCTTTACCGCAATCAGGGTTGCGATATGTTAATCTACCCGGGTGCATTCAACATGAAAACGGGACCGTTGCATTGGGAGTTGCTTGCACGAGGCCGTGCGAATGATACGCAATCGTACGTGGCTACAATTTCACCGGCGCGCGACGCATCGGCAGGATACGTTGCCTGGGGCCACTCGATGGTGGTCGATCCGTGGGCAAAGATTATCACCGAGGCGAACGAAGACGAAGCAACGGTTATTGCGGACGTTAATCTCCAGACTGTGGATGAAGTGCGGGCACAAATTCCGATATTCAGCCAACGCCGAACGGACCTCTATAAGACGGAAGCTTTGGAGAAGTAA
- the LOC128305664 gene encoding omega-amidase NIT2-like: MSTLRVALVQLYGRPTKKECITNAITQIRLAKDRGARLIILPECFNSPYSTSEFGRHAEEIPRGETSQALAKVAAELGVYLVGGTYPEREGTKLYNTCPVFGPKGELLCKYRKMHLFDMDIPGRCTFQESSALAAGDRFATFSIGTLKIGVGICWDKRFPELTACYRELGCDMMIFPSAFDPYTGPLHWELLGRARALDNQMFVALVSPARDPTTDYVAYGYSLMCDPWGRVLCRAKEEQELLITDIDLKLCDEIKQQIPILRQKRTDIYELKAKK, translated from the coding sequence ATGTCTACCCTTCGTGTTGCTTTGGTGCAGTTGTACGGCCGTCCAACGAAGAAGGAGTGCATCACGAACGCGATCACACAGATCCGGCTAGCAAAGGATCGCGGTGCACGGTTGATCATCCTGCCGGAGTGCTTTAACTCACCGTACAGTACGTCCGAGTTTGGACGCCATGCCGAGGAGATTCCGCGTGGCGAAACAAGCCAAGCACTCGCCAAGGTAGCTGCCGAGCTGGGTGTATATCTGGTCGGTGGAACATACCCGGAACGTGAAGGCACTAAGCTGTACAACACCTGCCCGGTGTTTGGCCCGAAAGGCGAACTGTTGTGCAAGTACCGGAAGATGCATCTCTTCGATATGGATATCCCTGGGCGGTGCACTTTCCAGGAATCGTCCGCCCTGGCCGCAGGCGATCGTTTCGCAACATTTTCCATCGGTACACTGAAGATTGGTGTTGGCATTTGTTGGGACAAGCGGTTCCCCGAGTTGACGGCGTGCTATCGTGAGCTGGGCTGTGATATGATGATCTTCCCGTCGGCGTTCGATCCGTACACCGGACCACTGCACTGGGAGCTGCTGGGACGCGCGAGAGCTCTCGACAATCAGATGTTTGTGGCGCTAGTGTCACCGGCACGGGATCCAACGACCGACTACGTTGCGTACGGTTATTCACTGATGTGCGATCCTTGGGGTCGAGTGTTGTGCCGGGCAAAGGAAGAGCAGGAACTGCTAATCACTGACATCGATCTCAAGCTGTGCGATGAGATTAAGCAACAGATACCGATCCTACGACAAAAGCGTACCGATATTTACGAACTAAAGGCTAAGAAGTAG
- the LOC128309834 gene encoding uncharacterized protein LOC128309834 — protein sequence MQVCRSFVVTFLALLNVMIGCNANCNIKIGEQATGEQLLHNITISKGPLDVEQIIEMGLDYRVSPLQNEQISYVQLVGTGPGCSAIISNSVDRKKQLLGTVASTTQLREFSVKLSVYGFIKINDL from the exons ATGCAGGTCTGCAGATCGTTTGTAGTTACCTTTCTAGCACTTCTCAATGTGATGATCGGTTGCAATGCAAACTGCAACATTAAAATAGGCGAACAAGCTACCG GTGAACAATTGCTGCACAATATCACCATCTCGAAAGGACCGCTGGATGTGGAACAAATAATTGAAATGGGGCTCGATTATCGCGTTAGCCCGCTtcaaaacgaacaaataaGCTACGTACAACTCGTTGGAACCGGGCCCGGATGTTCCGCCATCATTAGCAATAGTGTAGATCGGAAAAAGCAGCTGCTTGGTACGGTGGCCAGTACAACACAACTAAGAGAATTTTCAGTCAAACTGTCAGTGTatggttttataaaaataaacgattTATAA
- the LOC128305608 gene encoding protein Skeletor, isoforms B/C isoform X1 produces MLPTSSSNDRPRSRVIVFFAGILLICFLTKQTSALQGYYGTKIADLTELHHGVSGSVYAVDARTLFLKNFNYDGEGPAAYFYVGNTRAPSNKGAHRLRDERGRAGVLRRYRNEDITLSLPEGKTLRDIRWFAVWCDDFSVNFGDVQIRNDLDFPRPTKIAGLSGVHDVTSDNIVIVDAQTLLVPNFSYDGEAPDAKFWVGRGPAPTSQGIRIPDENGKETPLRRYDKKTIVLTLPGDLTVFDIGHFGVWCEAFTVDFGHVRIPDQINVPPSLKMLGISPQSKLNCEVLLDELAFEVRWAVAGESVVVQLVAKLDDGEYMSFGVSPNPQQSQMVGADVAVVWVDKATGKGYAQDYYLDAKSQCSGGRGSCPDTRITENSNSIRLLNAAMVNGYSIVTYQRPLRASDHLDLPVYTNASQAIIWAVGPLNQRYEVSYHSHYLKGNKLVDFGRQPFWNCPTPESDQKQPEQPQKLSSASSSYGGGNRREDAGNSVQQQRPQLPATARPPAKPGAWDIPPIQCYEPEDGVFYAQMGPTGGKQGYPAITGHVGWGISWYINGLLIPEINVVRGKTYTFVVEGGLDPNVPAKYHPFYITDDSVGGYEHQSEEDRKNIRIFAGVHRSRSGKLVPTGIGRLCNWTPNPDGPPSDEYPSFGAYQRSLSLKCDVGEPGIITWTPDADTPDTVYYQCFTHRYLGWRINVHDACDVAQPSELDEVYAEPNEGISVEESIRHESKVLPADNFLQQHENFLQKHELDLIKHHKMTPDTKKEQSFDINLEENPEMTRIIEDGIRAAEELEEKLRANQTVESVNQTVPHQHHPGHPSFIPGPPGHRHPPPPGYPGSAKPILSSSGLPVYLRPPNSGPMFRPVKLPVRRPIGMERRPMHGSRPTRPFVIPQPSMIVSHYQKPVAPLMRPFVTKGKMPIKAIAPILLLGEPTEIKPFRKGPSVEMMVAKPPKQISGGEPRPGSSPGGPPFALPEMPPHLTMSLKKNEPVPITLPVRHTKPVKESHKPNIKPIFKTPYDVSEPKVSYEGHAANHGFEPSSVVVESGFKPIYRRKDDYDLEFEDNRAHGFLRRQDDDIDEAIESDALIIHGQDEPSKQTFEPMFIPSPLDSMAMAHVKPSAGPARESATKRNVEILPDETADVVGEGQDSLGAANDRVDPFYLPPIGSDGSVVSFDGKAVLDMSLVNGPGAVSHQSEPLPPVGPGSKSEQLLRETPQFGPFRGEYPPIAAFLAPDTAAIYGTRGSNAVQPPVSEYANPLLPGGINAQDSASSEHQSAAVGKPISTKLSIVKPVANSQEDPIPYEETESEAGRARSKRSPHHHPDHHGDSHDDGWQPMAGGGNGVASSWSKVILGVLCTAWSTIVLRRAVLL; encoded by the exons ATGTTGCcaacaagcagcagcaacgaccGGCCACGATCGAGAGTGATCGTGTTCTTCGCTGGAATACTTTTGATCT GTTTCCTGACAAAACAGACAAGCGCACTGCAGGGATACTATGGCACAAAGATCGCTGATCTTACCGAGCTGCACCACGGTGTCTCCGGATCGGTGTATGCCGTCGACGCCAGAACGCTTTTTCTGAAGAATTTCAACTACGACGGCGAAGGTCCAG CTGCCTACTTCTACGTTGGCAATACGCGAGCCCCCAGCAATAAGGGTGCCCATCGTTTGCGGGACGAACGGGGCCGGGCCGGTGTGCTGCGGCGGTACCGTAACGAGGACATTACGCTATCACTGCCAGAGGGCAAGACGCTGCGCGACATTCGCTGGTTCGCCGTGTGGTGCGATGACTTTTCGGTCAACTTTGGCGATGTGCAGATACGGAACGATCTCGACTTTCCGCGCCCGACCAAGATTGCCGGCCTGAGCGGTGTGCATGATGTTACCTCGGACAACATCGTGATCGTCGATGCACAGACGCTGCTCGTACCCAACTTTAGCTACGACGGCGAGGCACCGG ATGCCAAGTTTTGGGTAGGACGTGGACCGGCACCTACCTCGCAGGGCATTCGCATCCCGGACGAGAATGGCAAGGAAACGCCATTGCGCCGTTACGACAAGAAAACGATCGTGCTGACGCTTCCCGGTGATCTGACCGTGTTCGATATCGGCCATTTCGGTGTGTGGTGTGAGGCGTTCACTGTCGATTTCGGGCACGTGCGCATCCCGGACCAGATCAATGTGCCACCGTCGCTGAAGATGCTTGGCATCAGCCCGCAG TCCAAACTGAACTGTGAAGTCCTTCTGGACGAGTTGGCTTTTGAGGTACGATGGGCCGTAGCCGGGGAAAGTGTGGTCGTACAGCTGGTGGCGAAATTAG ATGATGGCGAGTACATGTCGTTTGGCGTTTCGCCTAACCCGCAGCAGAGCCAGATGGTGGGTGCCGATGTGGCGGTCGTCTGGGTAGACAAGGCAACGGGCAAGGGCTATGCGCAGGATTACTATCTCGATGCGAAATCGCAGTGTTCCGGTGGTCGCGGAAGCTGTCCCGATACGCGCATTACCGAGAACAGCAATTCGATCCGTTTGCTCAACGCGGCTATGGTGAATGGGTACTCGATCGTAACGTACCAGCGTCCGCTGCGTGCCTCCGATCATCTCGATCTGCCCGTGTACACCAATGCATCGCAGGCCATCATCTGGGCGGTAGGACCACTGAATCAGCGGTACGAGGTGTCGTACCATTCGCACTATTTGAAGGGTAACAAGCTGGTCGATTTTGGGCGCCAACCGTTCTGGAACTGTCCGACACCGGAATCGGACCAGAAACAACCGGAACAGCCCCAGAAGCTGTCGTCGGCATCGTCCAGTTATGGGGGTGGCAACCGTCGGGAGGATGCGGGCAATAGTGTGCAACAGCAGCGACCTCAGCTACCGGCGACTGCAAGACCACCGGCAAAACCGGGCGCATGGGACATTCCCCCGATCCAGTGTTACGAGCCGGAGGATGGTGTATTCTACGCACAGATGGGACCAACGGGTGGCAAACAGGGTTATCCGGCTATTACAG GACACGTCGGATGGGGCATTTCGTGGTACATCAATGGATTGCTAATTCCCGAGATAAATGTCGTGCGCGGCAAGACGTACACGTTTGTGGTGGAGGGTGGACTGGATCCGAACGTACCCGCCAAGTATCACCCGTTCTACATTACAGACGATTCCGTTGGTGGATATGAACATCAGTCGGAGGAGGACCGTAAG AATATTCGCATTTTTGCCGGAGTACATCGCAGCCGCAGCGGAAAGCTCGTTCCAACGGGTATTGGACGACTCTGTAACTGGACGCCGAATCCGGACGGTCCACCGTCGGACGAGTATCCTTCGTTCGGTGCGTACCAGCGCAGTCTATCGCTCAAGTGTGATGTTGGTGAGCCGGGCATCATCACCTGGACACCGGACGCCGACACACCCGACACCGTGTACTATCAATGTTTTACGCACCGTTACCTTGGCTGGCGCATTAATGTGCACGATGCATGCGATGTCGCACAACCAAGCGAGCTCGACGAGGTGTATGCGGAACCGAACGAAGGCATCTCGGTGGAGGAATCGATACGGCACGAATCGAAGGTGCTCCCGGCAGATAACTTCCTACAGCAGCATGAGAATTTCCTACAGAAACACGAACTGGATCTGATCAAGCACCACAAGATGACGCCGGACACGAAGAAGGAACAGTCGTTCGATATCAACCTGGAGGAGAACCCCGAGATGACGCGCATCATTGAGGATGGCATACGGGCGGCAGAAGAGTTGGAGGAGAAGTTGCGTGCGAACCAGACGGTGGAGAGCGTTAATCAAACCGTACCGCACCAGCACCATCCGGGCCATCCGAGTTTCATACCCGGTCCACCTGGCCATCGTCATCCGCCGCCGCCCGGGTATCCGGGATCGGCCAAACCGATCCTTTCATCGTCTGGTTTACCGGTGTATCTGCGCCCTCCGAACAGTGGACCGATGTTCCGTCCGGTGAAGTTGCCTGTCCGGCGTCCGATCGGCATGGAGCGCCGCCCGATGCATGGTAGTAGACCGACGCGCCCGTTCGTAATCCCGCAGCCATCGATGATCGTGAGCCACTACCAGAAACCGGTCGCTCCGTTGATGCGACCGTTCGTGACGAAGGGCAAAATGCCGATTAAGGCGATCGCTCCGATTCTGCTGCTTGGCGAACCCACTGAGATAAAACCGTTTCGCAAAGGACCGTCGGTGGAGATGATGGTGGCGAAACCGccgaagcagatttccggtggtgaACCGCGCCCTGGTAGCTCACCTGGCGGTCCACCGTTTGCACTGCCGGAAATGCCACCGCATCTGACGATGAGTTTGAAGAAGAATGAACCGGTGCCGATTACGCTCCCGGTACGCCACACGAAACCGGTGAAGGAATCCCACAAGCCGAACATAAAGCCAATCTTCAAGACGCCGTATGATGTGTCGGAACCGAAGGTGTCGTACGAGGGGCACGCCGCTAATCATGGGTTCGAGCCGAGCTCGGTCGTTGTGGAGAGCGGGTTCAAGCCGATCTATCGCCGGAAGGATGATTACGATCTTGAGTTTGAGGATAACCGTGCGCACGGGTTTTTGCGACGACAGGACGACGATATCGATGAGGCGATCGAGAGCGATGCACTGATAATCCATGGACAGGATGAACCGTCGAAGCAGACATTCGAACCGATGTTTATTCCTTCCCCGCTGGACAGTATGGCGATGGCGCATGTGAAGCCCTCTGCCGGTCCGGCCCGTGAGTCGGCCACGAAGCGTAATGTTGAAATCTTACCGGACGAAACGGCCGATGTGGTGGGAGAGGGACAAGATTCACTGGGTGCGGCAAACGATCGTGTCGATCCGTTCTATCTGCCTCCGATCGGTTCGGACGGATCGGTCGTTTCGTTCGATGGAAAAGCCGTGCTGGACATGTCGTTAGTGAACGGTCCCGGTGCGGTCTCGCATCAAAGCGAACCACTTCCGCCGGTTGGGCCGGGTTCGAAATCGGAACAGTTGCTGCGTGAAACGCCTCAGTTTGGTCCGTTCCGTGGTGAGTATCCACCGATAGCGGCCTTTCTCGCACCGGACACTGCCGCCATCTATGGGACGCGTGGTTCGAACGCCGTCCAGCCGCCGGTGTCGGAGTACGCGAATCCGCTGCTGCCGGGAGGTATTAATGCACAGGACAGTGCCAGCAGCGAGCATCAGTCTGCGGCGGTAGGTAAACCCATCTCGACAAAGCTCTCGATAGTGAAGCCCGTTGCGAACTCTCAAGAGGATCCGATCCCCTACGAGGAAACCGAATCGGAAGCCGGTCGGGCACGAAGCAAACGGTCGCCCCACCACCATCCGGATCATCACGGAGACAGCCACGACGATGGTTGGCAACCGATGGCTGGTGGTGGAAACGGCGTCGCAAGCAGCTGGAGCAAAGTTATCCTTGGCGTTTTATGCACGGCATGGTCTACGATCGTGCTTCGGCGAGCGGTGTTGTTGTAG